In the Nicotiana tabacum cultivar K326 chromosome 16, ASM71507v2, whole genome shotgun sequence genome, one interval contains:
- the LOC142170735 gene encoding uncharacterized protein LOC142170735, whose protein sequence is MALIKDSPKKKQPKNSYFLRCYGFPINQEKLSSDKVKRKQSSCFSFKIFQRKQSPAKTVPIDTATTTAAVKVGAEKLNTSGDIHVVKLEKKVSVKRQQLPTATTINVPDQVPVTRQTIHFNRFNKTKYDKHQDIILGNSKKLDDLQHSSCQNGLIRSFTIANNDNASNLVIGSPQDKHEISRTVSLPPPKLNKQPTPTPTNRDKVDEEKDTTFNKGHFDSVIGMSILMVTLIIMLFWGKFCAIVCTSAWFYFLPRFRAKNELVINGGNLDVNSKEYKKKVVLNGFLERNHRNYVGS, encoded by the exons ATGGCTCTAATCAAAGATAGCCCCAAAAAGAAACAGCCCAAAAACAGCTACTTTCTGAGATGCTATGGATTTCCCATTAATCAAGAAAAGCTATCTTCTGATAAAGTCAAGAGAAAACAGAGCTCCTGCTTCTCTTTTAAGATATTTCAGAGAAAACAATCGCCGGCTAAAACTGTTCCAATTGACACAGCCACCACCACCGCCGCCGTCAAGGTTGGAGCTGAGAAATTGAACACAAGTGGAGATATTCATGTGGTGAAGTTGGAGAAGAAGGTTTCTGTTAAAAGACAACAGCTGCCGACTGCAACTACTATTAACGTGCCTGATCAGGTGCCGGTAACCCGTCAAACCATCCATTTTAACAGGTTTAATAAG ACCAAGTATGATAAGCATCAGGACATCATCCTCGGGAACAGCAAAAAGTTGGATGACTTGCAACATTCGTCGTGCCAAAACGGATTAATCAGAAGCTTTACAATTGCAAATAATGATAATGCAAGCAACCTTGTAATTGGTTCACCACAAGACAAGCATGAGATCAGCCGAACAGTTTCTCTGCCGCCACCAAAGCTGAACAAGCAACCAACGCCAACGCCAACCAACAGAGACAAAGTTGATGAAGAAAAAGACACGACATTTAATAAAGGCCACTTTGACTCCGTTATCGGGATGTCAATATTAATGGTGACACTAATTATAATGTTGTTTTGGGGCAAGTTTTGTGCCATTGTTTGTACCTCTGCATGGTTTTATTTTCTCCCTAGATTTCGTGCCAAGAATGAGCTCGTAATTAATGGTGGCAACCTCGACGTGAATTCGAAGGAATATAAGAAGAAGGTGGTGTTGAATGGGTTTCTTGAGAGAAACCATCGAAATTATGTTGGATCTTAA